One stretch of Psilocybe cubensis strain MGC-MH-2018 chromosome 6, whole genome shotgun sequence DNA includes these proteins:
- a CDS encoding MAP/microtubule affinity-regulating kinase 4 produces the protein MHTGDLYTASSSTAYLASNASWSHLPEHTHPRPIIVEPPCESDEDAQRSNPHRSYRAQSLDVNQKATAAILSQNSPDDAGPSARKTPSPRPASVAASPAALFLSSFHSPVVSTPKPDDEGQVISGYTLGGIIGYGSSSIIRRATSSSGAVAAVKIIRRSDLVKAGNAPQARKRLQHEAAVWASLSHEHVLPLFSTVHSTYADYFFTLYCPAGSLFDILKRDGNPALPQDDTGMMFRQVVRGLRYLHEVARYVHRDLKLENVLVDEMGVCKIGDFGMSRRIGSLEEEEGEELEQPESDHPFAENSGLHRAVSLAAPTSRRHTAVFTTHSHHLARHNTTRHRNSTSTNEPSHAFQPGSLPYAAPELLLTQTSDALRPHPSQDIWALGVMLYTLLTGSLPFSDSFEPRLQMKILNGTYQVPSGIGRGAERILQGCLDRSVASRWTIAMVDDVAWGVGWGSEGDDVTPSDTPKESITPHPPSKAHSRSRSRPGTIPIPDSSHDCTWDHNSSGGGEASPSRPSLGTASRRSASRVQRSLSRAPALTDTSSSARSASRSASRRPLDPLTADAYMPEIIAPSTSSSTASEPYSAFLDDSALDVDVDVDVDVVASPAECSPMRRGRRQSKHPFLTSRSPSSSVVPTTPPDGHLVLSPDGLEQPEEMHLDPEAAAAAASAPRGRMGMRMGKSVDSMQAGLHRGGVGRARGRRESSFGEEEEESEEWAAQDIIEPALSSNRSAAALWRSSLQRDSGAGTSVSGDKSTHGERSGTGRQRPSSSPPIAARRLKSAETSAHAHAQMQKSALEAFLKSSATPVPASMGMGMVLRSRSMETGSGRRQV, from the exons ATGCACACTGGGGACCTCTATActgcttcttcatccaccGCCTATCTCGCCTCCAATGCCTCTTGGTCTCACCTCCCCGAACATACCCACCCACGCCCCATCATAGTAGAGCCTCCGTGCGAGAGCGATGAGGACGCCCAGCGCTCCAACCCACACAGGTCCTACAGGGCACAGTCCCTCGATGTAAACCAAAAGGCAACTGCTGCAATTCTGTCTCAGAACAGCCCCGACGATGCTGGTCCATCTGCCAGGAAAACACCCTCGCCCAGGCCTGCCTCTGTCGCCGCCTCTCCAGCCgccctctttctctcctccttccACAGTCCAGTCGTGTCGACTCCAAAGCCAGACGACGAGGGCCAGGTCATCTCAGGCTACACCCTGGGCGGCATAATAGGCTACGGCAGCTCCTCCATAATCAGACGGGCGACTTCGTCCTCCGGCGCTGTTGCAGCGGTCAAAATCATCCGCCGCTCAGATCTCGTCAAAGCGGGCAACGCCCCACAGGCGCGAAAGCGGCTGCAGCACGAAGCCGCCGTGTGGGCTTCTCTCAGTCACGAGCACGTCCTCCCGCTCTTTTCCACAGTCCACTCCACATACGCCGACTATTTTTTCACTTTGTATTGCCCTGCCGGCTCGCTCTTTGATATCCTCAAGCGCGATGGGAATCCGGCACTCCCTCAGGACGACACCGGCATGATGTTCAGACAGGTCGTGAGAGGCTTGCGCTATCTGCATGAAGTCGCACGATACGTACATCGCGATCTCAAACTCGAGAATGTCCTCGTAGATGAAATGGGCGTATGCAAAATTGGGGATTTTGGTATGAGCCGGCGGATAGGCTcattggaggaagaagaaggcgaagagCTTGAGCAGCCAGAGTCGGATCATCCGTTTGCTGAAAACAGCGGTCTACACCGTGCAGTCTCCCTCGCAGCACCTACATCCAGACGACACACAGCGGTGTTCACAACCCACAGTCACCATCTTGCTCGCCACAACACTACTCGTCATCGAAATTCCACTTCTACCAACGAACCGAGTCATGCTTTTCAGCCAGGTTCGCTTCCGTATGCTGCCCCGGAACTCCTCTTGACACAAACTTCCGATGCTTTGCGGCCTCACCCCAGTCAAGATATCTGGGCTTTGGGTGTTATGCTATATACATTGTTAACTGGTTCTTTGCCGTTTTCTGACTCGTTTGAACCCAGGTTGCAAATGAAAATTTTGAATG GCACATATCAAGTCCCTTCGGGTATCGGCCGTGGAGCGGAAAGGATCTTGCAAGGCTGCTTAGACCGGTCTGTGGCGAGCAGATGGACGATCGCTATGGTCGATGACGTTGCCTGGGGCGTCGGCTGGGGATCCGAAGGCGACGATGTGACACCCTCTGACACACCGAAAGAGAGCATCACCCCGCACCCGCCTTCAAAAGCCCACTCGCGCTCTCGCTCGCGGCCAGGCACCATCCCGATCCCGGACTCGTCACACGACTGCACCTGGGATCATAACAGCAGCGGTGGTGGCGAGGCGTCGCCGTCTCGGCCGTCATTGGGGACAGCATCGCGGAGATCGGCGTCGAGAGTGCAGCGGTCGCTGTCCCGCGCGCCTGCTCTGACTGACACCTCCTCGTCTGCACGCAGCGCGAGTCGGAGCGCGTCGCGCCGGCCGCTTGATCCGCTGACGGCTGACGCGTATATGCCTGAGATCATCGCGCCCAGTACGTCTTCATCGACGGCATCGGAGCCGTACTCGGCCTTTCTCGACGACTCGGCgctcgatgtcgatgttgatgttgacgttGACGTCGTAGCGTCGCCGGCGGAGTGCTCTCCGATGCGCAGGGGCCGCAGGCAGAGCAAACACCCGTTCCTGACCTCGCGCTCGCCGAGCTCTAGCGTCGTGCCGACGACGCCGCCGGATGGACATCTGGTGTTATCGCCCGACGGCCTCGAGCAGCCTGAGGAGATGCACCTTGATCctgaggcggcggcggcggcggcgtctGCGCCGAGAGGGCGGATGGGGATGCGGATGGGGAAGAGTGTGGATAGTATGCAGGCGGGGCTTCATCGGGGCGGTGTGGGGCGAgcgagggggaggagggagagctcgtttggagaggaggaggaggagagcgaGGAGTGGGCGGCGCAGGATATCATTGAGCCTGCTCTATCCTCGAACCGATCAGCAGCGGCGCTATGGCGCTCTTCGCTCCAGCGCGATAGCGGTGCGGGTACGTCTGTGTCGGGTGATAAATCCACCCACGGGGAACGATCTGGTACCGGGAGACAGCGCCCGAGCAGCTCGCCGCCTATTGCGGCGCGGCGGCTGAAGAGCGCAGAGACGTCCGCACATGCACATGCGCAGATGCAAAAGTCGGCGTTGGAGGCGTTTTTGAAGTCGTCTGCGACGCCGGTGCCTGCGagcatgggtatgggtatggttCTCCGGAGTAGGAGCATGGAGACTGGGTCTGGGCGGCGGCAGGTGTGA
- a CDS encoding SWI/SNF and RSC complexes subunit ssr4: MSASFQQAQQDGLCLRYPESLPSQRELTYDNAINLLVRAAHMATTVPFAWSYIDKPADGTLLLLFLPPNSPFPNDGIRYQEPEVKYTLPTAQRVSSLPHQPLEIPLTPTQEVEVHEIKCGFIPNSQDTSASRVRRRYRLLKTTGHQLVLVHYTRGPATPIPPALMSQPVRAYPLMPVNEPPVYVLGEKTGQKVYPGGVGPVGGGSSSVGVGMGGNPMHPGNPVQGGLPPSAMGMAVGGMSFTQQQAALLAQQNSTMESLERRRERERAAAAAAAVAQRPGPDPAVARPPQQRVVEDEDSGDEMDLFPTRTLAMARYKRNHDWMNDVFNQAAFGNVIQTDPKVRPYSIFSQSDIDEKTAKLQAEVEALQAKSAQRRAEYIRSMQSSIQEHTDMNMVGDTVPV; encoded by the exons ATGTCCGCCTCCTTCCAGCAGGCCCAGCAGGACGGTCTCTGTCTGCGCTACCCGGAGAGTCTGCCCAGCCAGCGCGAGCTCACGTATGACAATGCCATCAATCTCCTTGTCCGCGCTGCCCACATGGCCACCACTGTTCCCTTTGCCTGGAGCTACATAGACAAGCCTGCAGACGGcacccttctcctcctctttctcccacCCAACTCGCCCTTTCCCAACGATGGCATCCGCTACCAGGAGCCAGAGGTCAAGTACACCCTCCCCACCGCACAGCGCGTGAGCTCTCTTCCCCATCAGCCCCTAGAAATCCCGCTCACCCCCACCCAGGAAGTCGAAGTACACGAGATCAAATGCGGATTCATCCCAAACTCCCAAGACACATCCGCCTCCCGCGTCCGCCGCCGCTACCGTCTCCTCAAAACCACAGGCCACCAGCTCGTCCTCGTCCACTACACACGCGGCCCAGCCACAC CAATCCCTCCTGCCCTCATGTCCCAGCCCGTCCGTGCGTACCCGCTCATGCCCGTCAACGAACCACCCGTGTACGTCCTCGGCGAAAAGACTGGGCAAAAAGTCTATCCCGGCGGAGTTGGTCCTgtcggcggcggcagcagtAGCGTCGGTGTAGGTATGGGAGGGAATCCCATGCACCCAGGCAACCCAGTCCAAGGCGGTCTCCCTCCCTCCGCCATGGGCATGGCCGTCGGCGGCATGTCCTTCACCCAGCAGCAAGCCGCGCTCCTCGCGCAGCAGAACAGCACCATGGAGTCGCTCGAACGCCgccgcgagcgcgagcgcgctgctgctgccgctgccgctgtaGCCCAGAGGCCCGGGCCTGACCCTGCAGTTGCT CGCCCTCCACAGCAGCGTGTcgtcgaagacgaagattCAGGAG ACGAAATGGACTTGTTCCCGACGCGCACGCTCGCGATGGCCCGGTACAAGCGCAACCACGACTGGATGAACGATGTATTCAATCAAGCCGCCTTCG GAAACGTGATACAAACTGACCCAAAAGTACGACCCTACTCTATCTTCTCCCAATCCGACATCGACGAAAAGACG GCAAAACTACAAGCTGAAGTAGAAGCACTCCAAGCAAAATCGGCACAGCGCAGAGCGGAGTATATCAGGTCGATGCAATCGTCCATCCAGGAACACACGGATATGAACATGGTCGGTGATACCGTTCCAGTCTAA
- a CDS encoding ADP-ribose 1''-phosphate phosphatase, which produces MGTNTISHIKASLFSAPAGTILVHACNTHGAWGSGIALAFRDIYPAAYGVYRAHCQAHGESLVGTCLLIPGDDAHDIACLFTSRAYGRRKDAPAQILAATRAAVMDLLEKNVSNKPLHACRFNSGKFGVPWQETEAVLKDLKVTMTVYSTD; this is translated from the exons ATGGGCACCAACACCATCTCGCACATCAAAGCCTCCCTCTTCAGCGCGCCTGCAGGTACCATCCTCGTGCACGCATGCAACACGCACGGTGCATGGGGCAGCGGGATCGCACTTGCGTTCCGCGATATCTATCCGGCGGCGTACGGCGTGTACCGCGCGCACTGCCAGGCGCACGGGGAGTCGCTCGTCGGGACGTGTCTGCTGATTCCGGGAGACGACGCGCATGATATCGCGTGCCTGTTCACATCGCGCGCGTATGGGCGCCGGAAGGATGCGCCGGCGCAGATTCTGGCTGCGACAAGGGCGGCGGTGATGGATTTGCTGGAAAAGAATGTGTCGAATAAGCCGTTGCATGCTTG TCGGTTCAACTCTGGCAAATTTGGTGTTCCATGGCAAGAGACTGAGGCTGTTTTGAAAGATTTAAAAGTTACTATGACGGTATACTCCACGGATTGA
- a CDS encoding putative endo-beta-1,4-glucanase D translates to MLSVTLLSLIVGACAAVAVNGIDQGHGVGVRVPTSNSPVSDVVIPVNAGDRITAQFHRTSAGYTGPDPSDPIDPTNKGPILAYLAEVPSATQSTVTGLKWFKIGQIGYNATTGQWGSDVLFVNGGNATFTVPTCIASGQYLFRAEAIALQAATSYPGAQFYMSCAQISVTGSSSPKTPATVSFPGAYTPTSPGIVTSLFGLSSYTPPGPAVFTC, encoded by the exons ATGCTGTCGGTCACTTTGTTATCTCTTATTGTGGGTGCATGCGCT GCTGTCGCTGTTAACGGTATCGATCAAGGTCATGGCGTCGGTGTTCGAGTTCCAACTTCAAACTCT CCCGTTTCTGATGTGGTCATCCCTGTCAACGCCGGTGACAGGATCACGGCGCAATTCCACAGAACCTCTGCTGGATACACCGGCCCTGACCCTTCAGACCCTATTGACCCCACCAACAAAGGGCCAATCCTAGCCTACCt GGCGGAGGTTCCGTCTGCCACCCAATCCACGGTGACAG GCCTCAAGTGGTTTAAGATCGGTCAGATTGGATACAACGCTACCACCGGCCAATGGGGCTCGGATGTTCTTTTTGTGAACGGCGGTAACGCCACATTCACTGTTCCAACTTGCATCGCGTCTGGGCAATACCTCTTCCGTGCCGAAGCGATTG CGCTGCAGGCTGCGACATCATACCCAGGCGCTCAGTTCTAT ATGAGCTGTGCTCAAATTTCCGTAACTGGCTCTTCGTCGCCTAAAACTCCTGCGACTGTTAGCTTCCCAGGCGCATACACCC CCACCTCTCCGGGTATCGTAACGTCGCTATTCGGCCTCTCGAGCTACACGCCACCAG GACCTGCGGTGTTTACCTGCTGA
- a CDS encoding putative endo-beta-1,4-glucanase D, with protein sequence MAISKLLALTALLFSIGGVSGHTIFQELYVNGVSQGRFNGIRVPEYNGPITDVTSKDVICNGGINPYRTPVSTTVIKVAAGSQVSAQFHYTLTSKTGDHSDPIDPSHNGPVLAYLAQVPSATQSDVTGLKWFKIYHDGLDSNGWAVERLIKNQGKVTFTIPDCIPAGQYLLRVELIALHAASSYPGAQLYMECAQLEITGGGNTSPATVSFPGAYSGSDPGIRFNLYTGATSYTIPGPSVFTCSGGNPNPNPVTSVSSTPTSRTTVSSTTTPTSANPGPSGTVDQWGQCGGIGYTGATSCKAPYTCVKSNDYYSQCR encoded by the exons ATGGCCATCTCCAAGTTGCTAGCTCTCACAGCTCTCCTGTTTTCGATTGGCGGCGTCTCAGGCCATACTATTTTCCAG GAATTGTATGTCAACGGGGTATCGCAAGGGCGATTCAACGGCATTCGAGTGCCTGAATACAACGGC CCAATCACTGATGTCACGTCGAAGGACGTCATCTGCAACGGTGGAATCAATCCATACCGTACTCCTGTGTCCACTACTGTCATCAAGGTGGCCGCTGGCAGCCAAGTTAGCGCCCAGTTTCACTACACTCTTACCAGCAAAACTGGTGATCATTCTGACCCAATCGACCCTTCACACAATGGCCCAGTTCTTGCATACCT tGCACAAGTCCCTTCAGCTACCCAATCTGACGTCACGGGATTGAAATGGTTCAAGATCTATCATGATGGCCTTGACTCAAATGGCTGGGCAGTGGAAAGACTTATAAAAAATCAGGGCAAGGTTACCTTTACCATTCCTGACTGTATCCCCGCTGGACAATATCTTCTTCGTGTTGAACTGATAG CACTTCACGCCGCGTCGAGTTACCCTGGTGCTCAACTTTAC ATGGAATGCGCTCAACTCGAGATCACTGGAGGCGGAAACACGTCTCCTGCCACTGTCAGCTTCCCTGGCGCATACTCAG GAAGCGACCCTGGAATCAGATTCAACTTGTATACCGGTGCTACTTCATATACAATCCCAG GGCCATCCGTCTTCACCTGCAGCGGTGGtaacccaaacccaaacccagtAACCTCGGTTTCTTCAACCCCAACATCTAGAACTACTGTTTCGAGCACTACTACCCCAACGTCTGCAAATCCGGGACCGTCTGGGACTGTTGATCAATGGGGACAATGTGGCGGCATAGG CTATACCGGAGCCACATCATGCAAGGCACCTTACACTTGCGTGAAATCTAACGACTAT TACAGTCAATGTCGCTAA
- a CDS encoding Vacuolar protein sorting-associated protein 37A yields the protein MASTLVTDFPELAHLSREDLEDLLSDPVYFQAVFHSLSYVKDLYKSQAELGLANEAIAKNNLALQQRLYDLRSETKDAFDEAKRLEARWKELEKEQKEVYQRFSPQFLLMRLRHSTTSQDEESEALATSFVQQESSLPVESGTGTPKSGRDVDDFVKEFKELRKVYHKRALWGEKWANGQVIWRED from the exons ATGGCCTCAACCCTTGTTACTGACTTTCCAGAACTGGCTCACTTATC ACGCGAAGACCTAGAGGATTTGCTTTCAGATCCTGTATATTTCCAAGCTGTTTTTCACTCCCTTAGTTATGTGAAAGATCTCTATAAATCGCAAGCTGAGCTTGGACTTGCCAACGAAGCTATCGCTA AAAATAACCTCGCCTTGCAACAGCGATTGTATGACCTCAGATCAGAAACTAAAGATGCGTTCGATGAAGCGAAACGCTTGGAAGCTAGGTGGAAAGAATTAGAAAAggaacaaaaagaagtttACCAG AGGTTTAGCCCACAATTTCTTTTAATGCGTTTGCGGCATAGTACTACTTCCCAAGATGAAGAATCAGAGGCTCTGGCCACATCTTTTGTCCAACAGGAATCCAGTCTGCCAGTTGAGTCAGGCACGGGTACGCCGAAAAGTGGGCGGGATGTAGACGATTTTGTGAAAGAATTCAAGGAATTGAGGAAGGTCTATCACAAACGCGCATTATGGGGTGAGAAATGGGCTAATGGCCAGGTAATTTGGAGAGAGGATTAA
- a CDS encoding Exosome complex component rrp40 — translation MSVVFPGDYVPAQHVNLKLGPGLLQTSSIKSENTDSNVIATRAGILNHSANRSKWWIESNSRRYVPAAQELVIGSIIQKVGEGFRVDIGAAHPASLDSLAFEGATKRNKPNLKVGCLVYARVSLAHKDMEPELECFDAQTRKSEGFGELKGGFVVRCSLKMCRDLLDPKHFLLPLLGGRFPLEAAVGVNGRVWVSAKETKQTIAIARCIEAADPDGGSLDAEAVKDFLNTLDI, via the exons ATGTCCGTTGTCTTCCCCGGAGACTATGTTCCTGCTCAACATGTCAACCTTAAACTTGGGCCCGGCCTCTTGCAGACATCCAGTATAAAGTCAGAAAACACCGACTCCAATGTGATTGCGACTCGTGCAGGTATACTCAATCATTCAGCAAATCGCAGTAAATGGTGGATAGAAAGTAATTCACGGCGC TATGTTCCTGCTGCCCAAGAATTGGTTATTGGGTCTATTATACAAAAAGTTGGTGAAGGGTTTCGAGTAGACATTGGCGCTGCCCACCCCGCGTCGTTAGACTCTCTTGCCTTCGAAGGTGCAACAAAAAGGAACAAGCCAAATCTTAAA GTTGGATGCCTTGTATATGCACGCGTTTCTCTTGCTCACAAGGACATGGAGCCGGAATTAGAGTGCTTTGACGCCCAAACACGTAAATCTGAAGGATTTGGCGAACTGAAAGGTGGTTTTGTTGTCCGATGCAGTTTGAAAATGTGCCGAGA CCTATTGGATCCCAAACACTTTTTGCTCCCCCTTCTGGGAGGACGCTTTCCTTTGGAAGCTGCCGTGGGGGTGAATGGAAGAGTTTGGGTAAGTGCAAAGGAAACTAAACAAACCATAGCCATCGCACGATGTATAGAAGCAGCCGATCCAGATGGAGGAAGCCTAGACGCGGAGGCAGTGAAGGATTTCCTCAACACACTTGACATTTGA
- a CDS encoding Chromatin modification-related protein EAF6, whose protein sequence is MADPAAVPTADDRSRYETLKKELMQALPKKRAIDKQLAQIEVQIYNLEATYLTETAAHSGGNIIQGFENYLKNQGSGRRRNEVHDHDRIFSNSSMTFQKSLELMGEGDDPAPAAEEFVKQPTPGVTTIAVPPATRNQELTVAQQKKIKDREYQRRKRASVSHRSTGDSEEELVSAASASSRRPTKRARLADDD, encoded by the exons ATGGCTGACCCAGCCGCGGTCCCAACAGCGGACGACAGGTCCCGCTACGAGACTCTCAAAAAGGAACTCATGCAAGCGTTGCCCAAGAAGAGAGCCATAGACAAGCAGCTG GCTCAGATAGAAGTTCAGATATACAACCTCGAAGCCACATACCTCACAGAAACTGCTGCACACAGTGGCGGGAATATCATTCAGGGATTCGAAAACTACCTCAAAAATCAAGGATCGGGGCGCAGGAGAAACGAAGTTCACGATCACGATCGCATATTCTCTAATAGCAGCATGACCTTCCAAAAG TCCCTCGAGCTGATGGGAGAAGGCGACGATCCGGCGCCTGCAGCCGAGGAATTTGTGAAGCAACCTACTCCTGGTGTCACTACAATAGCAGTACCTCCCGCCACCCGAAATCAGGAGTTGACTGTCGCACAGCAAAAGAAGATTAAGGATAGAGAATATCAACGACGTAAACGCGCCAGTGTCAGCCACCGCAGTACGGGTGATAGTGAAGAGGAATTGGTCAGCGCAGCAAGTGCTTCCTCACGAAGACCGACAAAAAGAGCCCGTTTGGCAGATGACGATTGA
- a CDS encoding 26S proteasome regulatory subunit 6A-A: MSSAPPSSNPPPNPEKKPEPSTSSDAPAPTEGPAPMDVTPDVPPEETWADIPADILALSSEEIAQRTKLIDNDIKVMRSETLRLQHEQSVMKEKIRDNKEKIKQNKVLPYLVGNVVEILDIHDEDEIDGANQDLDSMRKGKCAVIKTSTRQTVFLPLIGLVPAEKLKPDDLIGVNKDSYLVLDTLPTEYDSRVKAMEVDEKPTEQMDVIGGLDKQIEEIMEAVVWPIKNSARFQKLGIKPPKGCLMYGPPGTGKTLLARACANSAEACFLKLAGPSLVQMFIGDGAKLVRDAFALAKSKAPAIIFIDELDAIGTKRFDSEKSGDREVQRTMLELLNQLDGFGSDDRIKVIAATNRIDILDPALLRSGRLDRKIEFPLPDEVARARILTIHSRKLKVAPDNVNYAELARSTDEFNAAQLKAVCVEAGMIGLREGATELTHEHFLSGIAEVQSKKKNTLMYFA; encoded by the exons ATGTCTTCAGCACCTCCCTCTAGCAACCCACCTCCCAACCCGGAAAAGAAGCCAGAACCATCGACATCCTCAGATGCTCCAGCTCCTACAGAGGGCCCCGCCCCAATGGATGTCACCCCAGATGTCCCGCCAGAGGAGACCTGGGCCGATATACCAGCCGACATCCTTGCATTAAGCAGCGAGGAAATTGCACAACGAACGAAGCTTATAGACAACGATATCAAG GTTATGAGGTCAGAAACGTTACGGTTGCAGCACGAGCAAAGCGTAATGAAGGAGAAGATCCGTGATAACAAGGAGAAGATCAAACAAAACAAAGTGTTGCCTTATCTTGTTGGAAACGTTGTGGAG ATTTTGGATATCCACGACGAGGATGAAATAGATGGCGCCAATCAAGACCTTGATTCTATGCGGAAAGGAAAATGTGCAGTCATCAAAACCTCTACACGACAAACTGTCTTCCTTCCTTTGATCGGTCTTGTACCCGCTGAGAAGCTCAAACCTGACGACCTCATTGGTGTCAATAAAGATTCATATCTCgttcttgacactttgccGACGGAGTACGATTCACGTGTGAAAGCCATGGAGGTAGATGAGAAACCTACAGAACAGATGGATGTTATTGGTGGTCTCGACAAACAAATCGAAGAAATTATGGAAGCCGTTGTGTGGCCCATAAAAAACTCAGCCAGATTCCAGAAGTTGGGTATCAAGCCTCCAAAAGGGTGTTTGATGTATGGACCACCTG GTACCGGGAAGACCCTTCTGGCAAGAGCATGTGCAAATTCTGCGGAAGCTTGCTTCTTGAAGTTGGCGGGTCCTTCACTGGTTCAAATGTTTATTGGAGATGGCGCTAAGCTAGTACGTGACGCATTTGCTCTGGCAAAATCGAAGGCACCTGCCATTATCTTTATCGACGAGCTCGACGCTATTGGCACCAAACGCTTCGATTCAGAAAAGAGTGGGGACCGTGAAGTACAAAGAACGATGCTGGAACTCCTGAATCAGTTGGATGGGTTTGGTAGTGACGACCGAATCAAG GTTATCGCCGCTACAAATCGAATTGATATTCTTGACCCTGCTTTGCTTCGTTCTGGTCGTCTTGATCGAAAGATAGAATTCCCTCTACCCGACGAAGTTGCTCGAGCCCGAATTCTCACCATCCACTCTCGCAAGTTGAAGGTGGCCCCAGATAATGTGAACTACGCTGAATTGGCAAGGAGTACGGACGAATTCAACGCCGCACAGCTCAAAGCCGTGTGTGTAGAAGCCGGCATGATTGGTTTACGGGAAGGCGCCACTGAGCTGACACACGAACATTTCCTGAGTGGTATTGCAGAAG TGCaaagcaagaagaagaatacCCTCATGTATTTCGCCTAG